A DNA window from Candidatus Methylacidiphilales bacterium contains the following coding sequences:
- a CDS encoding thermonuclease family protein: protein MRLAAFLFLSLAVAITSSGRTEQSSCALPKQALSAKVQRVLDGDTIKLEGGDEVRIIGINAPELQNRYRPEDPGAREASLELTRLLEQSHNSINVIFETKKVDRFGRLLAHVQNNKGENIASKLISQGLVAVAIIPPNSSMADCYLALEQIPRIARKANWAKVTQWHITDSELEEFQGGFAIMYSKVKSIQVVSDQTIYFSLHNGYTLRLKQYDTGYNPEVFLHKKIIARGWINSKKTMRKQLDILDQRLIQLQ from the coding sequence ATGCGCTTAGCGGCTTTTCTATTTCTTAGCCTAGCTGTTGCTATTACCTCAAGTGGTCGCACCGAGCAAAGCTCATGTGCTTTACCCAAACAGGCTCTGTCAGCTAAAGTGCAACGGGTACTTGACGGTGATACCATTAAACTAGAAGGCGGTGACGAAGTGCGCATCATCGGAATCAATGCTCCAGAACTTCAAAACCGTTATCGACCAGAAGATCCCGGCGCCCGAGAAGCAAGTTTGGAGCTTACCAGACTGTTAGAACAATCGCATAATTCTATCAATGTAATTTTTGAAACAAAAAAAGTAGATCGCTTTGGTAGACTTTTAGCTCATGTGCAAAATAATAAAGGAGAAAATATCGCTAGTAAGCTTATATCCCAAGGCCTTGTTGCTGTTGCCATCATTCCTCCCAATAGTAGTATGGCAGATTGTTATCTAGCCTTGGAGCAAATTCCTAGAATTGCAAGAAAAGCTAATTGGGCTAAAGTCACACAGTGGCATATCACTGATAGTGAACTTGAAGAATTTCAAGGTGGATTTGCCATTATGTATAGTAAGGTAAAATCAATACAGGTGGTAAGCGATCAAACTATTTATTTTTCTCTACATAATGGGTATACCTTACGATTAAAACAATATGACACTGGATATAACCCTGAAGTGTTTCTCCATAAAAAAATCATTGCACGAGGCTGGATTAATTCCAAAAAAACTATGCGCAAACAATTAGATATCCTCGATCAGAGATTGATTCAATTACAATGA
- the hemW gene encoding radical SAM family heme chaperone HemW gives MALSLYIHIPWCVKKCYYCDFNSHQASRDQVLRHEQNYIQALQQDWRQELNRFPHGPPQITSIFIGGGTPSLFSASAIDQLMRSLLDEWGVKKDSIEITIEANPATTDNEKLIGFRESGINRISFGAQSFEPLQLQQLGRIHSVEEIYTAMTQARQAGFTRINIDLMYGLINQTPWQCLNDLQKATELEPDHISWYQLTIEPLTAFGKRPPPLPEDEALWAMTCDGLDFLGQHGFERYEISAWSKVQDTIDQRCVHNINYWEYGDFVGIGAGAHSKITQDENIIRYAKIASPSQYIQHAGNQSRVASCETVQASSLPLDALMNFMRLCEGFAIEKFKARTNIPDPTVDEILQHLLSNHWIEIHGNNIIPSQKALRFQTTMLLEICA, from the coding sequence ATGGCCCTTAGTCTTTATATACATATCCCTTGGTGCGTAAAAAAATGTTACTATTGCGACTTTAATTCACATCAAGCCAGTCGCGATCAGGTACTCCGCCATGAGCAAAACTACATCCAAGCCCTCCAGCAAGACTGGAGACAAGAATTAAATCGCTTTCCACATGGCCCACCTCAAATAACCTCTATATTTATTGGAGGGGGGACTCCCAGTCTCTTCAGCGCTTCTGCTATTGACCAACTCATGCGCTCACTCTTAGATGAATGGGGAGTGAAAAAAGACTCAATTGAAATAACCATTGAAGCCAACCCAGCTACTACCGACAATGAAAAACTTATTGGGTTTAGAGAATCTGGGATTAACCGAATTAGTTTTGGTGCACAAAGTTTTGAACCACTCCAACTACAACAACTTGGACGGATTCATTCAGTTGAAGAGATTTACACAGCCATGACTCAGGCTAGACAAGCCGGGTTTACCAGAATCAATATAGATCTTATGTATGGTTTAATTAATCAAACACCGTGGCAGTGCTTGAATGATTTGCAAAAAGCAACAGAGTTAGAGCCAGACCATATTTCTTGGTACCAGCTTACCATTGAGCCACTTACTGCATTTGGTAAGCGCCCACCCCCATTGCCCGAAGATGAAGCACTTTGGGCAATGACTTGCGACGGGCTAGATTTTTTAGGACAGCATGGTTTTGAGAGATATGAGATCTCCGCTTGGTCTAAAGTGCAAGATACTATTGATCAGCGCTGTGTCCATAATATAAATTATTGGGAGTATGGAGATTTTGTGGGTATTGGGGCAGGTGCGCATAGCAAAATAACCCAAGATGAAAATATTATTCGTTATGCAAAAATTGCCTCACCATCGCAATACATTCAACATGCCGGTAATCAATCAAGAGTAGCTTCGTGTGAAACAGTACAAGCTTCTTCTCTTCCACTTGACGCCTTGATGAATTTCATGAGACTCTGCGAAGGTTTTGCCATTGAGAAATTTAAAGCCCGTACCAATATTCCCGACCCAACTGTTGATGAAATCTTACAGCACTTACTATCCAATCATTGGATTGAGATACATGGCAACAATATAATTCCGAGCCAAAAAGCACTCAGATTCCAAACTACCATGCTCCTTGAGATATGCGCTTAG
- a CDS encoding trypsin-like peptidase domain-containing protein gives MKTVTILYKVPQVILLILLTTIAPISLVLAALPYSKQSTLAPILKKTMPAVVNIKTTSIQKITHPWFNDPFFKNFFPPTQQEASSIGSGVIIDAKNGLIITNQHVIANSNKIQVRLMDGREFEATLIGEDTATDLALIKINANNLVEIEFSDSKVLEVGDFVIAIGNPFGLDHTVTSGIISALGRSGSEAGFSGPYKTFIQTDASINPGNSGGALITLDGELAGINSAIISQSGGNVGIGFAVPSNLVSQVVTQLRKYGLVKRGNLGVNAQTLTPELASAFSLSNNIKGALITEVQKGSVAERGGLQSGDVVTMLNGTITIISAPQLISEFGQLAINTLATLTAIRNNKIIQVRVTVSDKSIAITLDGKKLHPRLQGAFFGVIDKLDITKDQSTISSSVISVIRVEDNSLAAQVGLMASDTVIKVNGDNISSLSEFEKAFKRSKFLEIILLRGSTYLTLRVQQ, from the coding sequence ATGAAAACAGTGACTATTCTATACAAAGTACCGCAAGTAATTCTTCTGATATTGTTAACAACTATTGCCCCAATCTCTTTGGTACTGGCTGCCTTACCTTATTCTAAACAATCTACCCTTGCCCCAATTCTTAAAAAGACTATGCCTGCAGTAGTTAATATCAAAACTACTTCAATACAAAAAATAACACACCCTTGGTTTAACGACCCTTTTTTTAAGAATTTCTTCCCTCCGACGCAACAAGAGGCGAGTAGCATTGGATCTGGTGTAATCATAGATGCAAAAAATGGTTTAATTATTACTAACCAACATGTCATTGCCAATTCCAACAAAATTCAAGTAAGGCTTATGGATGGGAGAGAGTTTGAGGCAACGCTGATAGGAGAAGACACGGCAACAGACCTCGCATTAATTAAAATCAATGCGAACAATTTAGTAGAAATTGAGTTTTCTGATTCTAAAGTTTTAGAAGTAGGCGACTTTGTTATTGCGATTGGCAATCCATTTGGGCTAGATCATACGGTAACCTCTGGAATAATTTCAGCATTGGGACGATCCGGAAGTGAAGCTGGTTTTTCAGGTCCATATAAAACATTTATTCAGACTGATGCATCAATAAATCCTGGTAACTCTGGTGGCGCATTAATAACCTTAGATGGAGAATTAGCAGGAATTAACAGTGCGATTATTAGCCAAAGTGGAGGCAATGTTGGAATAGGATTTGCGGTACCCAGCAATTTAGTCTCACAAGTAGTTACCCAATTGAGGAAATATGGTTTGGTCAAAAGAGGTAACTTAGGTGTCAATGCTCAAACCTTGACTCCAGAGTTAGCAAGCGCATTTTCTCTAAGCAATAATATCAAAGGTGCATTAATCACTGAAGTTCAAAAAGGCTCTGTAGCAGAACGAGGCGGACTGCAGTCTGGTGATGTGGTTACAATGTTAAACGGGACGATTACGATTATATCAGCCCCACAGCTTATTTCTGAATTTGGCCAGCTTGCCATCAACACTCTGGCAACTTTAACAGCAATTCGCAATAATAAAATAATTCAGGTGCGAGTTACCGTCTCTGATAAATCTATCGCGATCACCTTAGATGGGAAAAAACTCCACCCAAGATTGCAAGGTGCGTTTTTTGGGGTGATTGACAAACTTGATATAACCAAAGACCAATCTACCATTAGCAGTTCTGTTATATCGGTTATTCGAGTAGAAGATAATTCTCTGGCCGCACAGGTGGGGTTAATGGCTTCAGATACGGTGATAAAAGTAAACGGTGACAATATTAGTTCGCTATCAGAATTTGAAAAAGCATTTAAGCGATCTAAATTTTTAGAAATTATTTTATTACGCGGGTCAACGTACCTAACACTAAGAGTACAACAATGA
- a CDS encoding oxidative damage protection protein: MSESIKTVFCAKLKKDLPALERVPVAGELGKKILTSVSKEAWQMWLGHQTMLINEYHLSLMDKTARDYLQEEMHKFFFTEEGSSKPGGFTPT, encoded by the coding sequence ATGAGCGAGTCAATTAAAACTGTTTTTTGTGCCAAATTAAAAAAAGATCTTCCGGCGTTAGAGCGAGTGCCGGTGGCTGGAGAACTTGGAAAAAAAATTCTAACATCGGTAAGTAAAGAAGCTTGGCAAATGTGGCTAGGCCATCAGACCATGCTAATTAATGAATATCATTTATCCCTCATGGACAAAACCGCGCGGGATTATTTACAAGAAGAAATGCATAAATTCTTCTTTACCGAAGAAGGCAGTAGCAAGCCTGGTGGATTTACACCAACCTAG
- a CDS encoding ATP-dependent DNA helicase RecG — protein sequence MRDFVSKLTTVQKKSLASLGIRDAIGLLLHVPRAYEDKTKIVTVTEANPLTNNLFELEITGARPVYFGRKHLAITARDATGVVHIRMYYITKDLMQKCMPGVRVRCYGKLTNYGNKHQIFHPELTFLKSDTPDLATSLTPLYPLTSGVSQTQLRRWIDKELQALENNPIEDLLPPELLSYFNLDSLENTLRSIHHPSQDSTQDSKHYFRIKVEELFAWSIGLQYLQVDRMLCKAPAIPHHANLLSDWIARLPFTLTEAQQKAIAEIASDTARPTPMMRILQGDVGCGKTAVATACMILCAKAKLQAVLLAPTEILAEQHALTLFEQCHALGISIVHLSGSLPPKVRSERLSQIQSGNADIIVGTHAVFSEAVRYHSLGLIIIDEQQRFGVEQRARLQEKQEAQELVPHQLIMSATPIPRTLALVVFGDLPITLVDQHPKGRMPITTVAVSQDRRGEVIERVRKKIQEGAQVYWVCPLIDATSEMEGAAVEEIEAELSKALTGITIGIIHGRVTENERVATMQKFRNNTISLLVATTIIEVGVDVPNACIMVIENSERLGLSQLHQLRGRIGRGSAQSYCILLYQKPLNEIASHRIETMRNETNGFTIALKDLELRGTGELLGVKQSGFHEFRVAKFPQDLELFKTLKPFAQKMIKENSEKALTLYRRWNDDTMVVQG from the coding sequence ATCAGGGACTTTGTAAGCAAATTAACTACGGTACAAAAAAAATCACTTGCCAGTCTGGGTATCAGAGATGCGATTGGTTTGCTCCTCCATGTCCCGAGGGCCTATGAAGATAAAACAAAAATAGTTACAGTAACAGAAGCCAATCCGCTCACTAATAATTTATTTGAACTAGAAATCACTGGAGCGCGGCCAGTTTATTTTGGTCGGAAACATCTTGCCATCACTGCTCGGGATGCTACCGGAGTGGTGCACATTCGTATGTACTACATTACTAAAGACTTGATGCAAAAATGTATGCCCGGCGTTCGTGTTCGTTGCTATGGCAAATTAACTAACTATGGAAATAAACATCAAATCTTTCATCCCGAGCTCACATTTTTGAAAAGTGACACACCTGATTTAGCTACCTCGCTTACCCCGCTCTATCCACTGACTAGTGGAGTCTCACAAACCCAGTTACGAAGATGGATTGATAAAGAACTACAAGCGCTGGAAAATAATCCGATAGAAGATTTACTACCACCTGAGTTGCTCTCATATTTTAATCTTGACTCACTAGAAAATACCCTTCGCAGTATCCATCATCCAAGCCAAGATTCAACCCAAGATTCAAAGCATTACTTTCGCATCAAAGTCGAAGAGCTATTTGCTTGGAGTATCGGACTACAATACCTGCAGGTAGATAGAATGTTATGCAAAGCACCGGCAATTCCTCATCATGCAAATTTGCTCTCTGATTGGATAGCTAGGCTGCCTTTTACCCTTACTGAAGCACAACAGAAAGCGATTGCAGAAATCGCAAGTGACACTGCTAGGCCCACGCCGATGATGAGGATTTTACAAGGCGATGTCGGTTGTGGAAAAACTGCAGTGGCAACGGCCTGCATGATACTTTGCGCAAAAGCAAAATTACAGGCTGTGCTACTCGCCCCAACCGAAATCTTAGCAGAGCAGCATGCCTTGACGCTTTTTGAGCAATGCCATGCATTGGGAATTTCAATTGTGCATCTCAGTGGTTCGCTCCCTCCGAAAGTAAGAAGTGAGAGGCTCTCCCAAATCCAAAGTGGCAATGCTGATATTATCGTTGGTACCCATGCTGTTTTTTCAGAAGCGGTGCGTTACCACTCGCTTGGACTCATTATCATTGATGAGCAACAAAGATTTGGTGTTGAGCAGAGAGCGCGGTTACAAGAAAAACAAGAAGCTCAGGAACTTGTTCCCCATCAGTTGATCATGAGCGCAACGCCTATTCCTCGTACCTTAGCCTTAGTGGTGTTTGGCGATTTACCCATTACCTTAGTGGATCAACACCCTAAAGGTAGAATGCCGATAACTACGGTGGCGGTTTCTCAAGATCGACGGGGGGAAGTTATAGAACGAGTACGCAAGAAAATACAGGAAGGCGCACAGGTGTATTGGGTATGCCCACTGATAGATGCTACTTCCGAAATGGAAGGAGCCGCCGTTGAAGAAATTGAAGCAGAGCTCTCTAAAGCTCTAACCGGAATAACTATTGGAATTATTCATGGAAGGGTGACTGAAAATGAAAGAGTAGCTACCATGCAGAAATTTAGGAACAACACTATTTCGCTTCTTGTCGCAACCACCATAATTGAAGTTGGTGTTGATGTCCCCAATGCATGCATCATGGTCATTGAAAATAGCGAACGACTCGGACTGTCTCAACTCCATCAGTTACGAGGCAGAATTGGAAGGGGCAGTGCTCAGTCCTATTGCATTTTGCTTTATCAAAAACCTCTCAACGAAATTGCCAGCCACCGAATTGAAACCATGCGCAATGAAACCAATGGATTTACTATTGCTTTAAAAGATTTAGAATTACGGGGCACTGGAGAATTGCTTGGGGTAAAACAATCTGGATTTCATGAATTTCGCGTGGCAAAATTTCCACAGGACCTAGAGCTATTTAAAACCCTAAAACCTTTTGCACAAAAAATGATTAAAGAAAATTCAGAAAAAGCCCTCACGCTCTACCGAAGGTGGAATGACGACACCATGGTAGTGCAAGGTTAG
- a CDS encoding Rid family detoxifying hydrolase: MIQEVKTSNAPRAIGSYSQAIRSGDLLFISGQIPLTPNGELKTGSIQDEIKQCFDNIKAIAESCGANLNQTVKYTVYLTNLGFFADVNQVSLSYFNEPFPARATVQISALPRDARVEIDAIVRINQSGTL, translated from the coding sequence ATGATACAAGAAGTTAAAACTAGTAACGCTCCAAGAGCGATTGGCTCATATTCCCAAGCAATTAGATCAGGAGATCTGTTGTTCATATCTGGGCAAATTCCACTGACGCCTAATGGCGAATTAAAAACTGGCTCTATTCAAGATGAAATTAAGCAGTGTTTTGATAATATCAAAGCAATAGCTGAATCATGTGGTGCTAACCTTAATCAAACTGTTAAGTACACGGTCTACTTAACTAACTTAGGATTTTTTGCCGATGTTAATCAAGTTAGTCTTTCATATTTTAATGAGCCATTTCCAGCCAGAGCTACGGTTCAGATATCTGCACTACCCAGAGACGCTAGAGTTGAGATTGATGCTATAGTGAGGATAAATCAATCAGGGACTTTGTAA
- a CDS encoding tyrosine recombinase XerC, with amino-acid sequence MPILISKAIKNYLQHLEFDRCYSKHTVLNYGYDLAQFLEYAGSQKVSEMSEITEALVEMWLASRFELGAQPRTVKRSLASMRGLVNYHSALQNGKPVRWDIRGPKVRQTLPNTLSIEEVSAVIEASKSLSLREHAIIELMYGSGLRVSEVVSLKIQDLDFEQSLVRVHGKRNKERLVPIGKLSKEVLCRYLAMRPESKRIGSSPVFLSKFEKALTTRAVQYHIKSLTALTGIPRLHPHLFRHCCASHLLESSGELRMVQELLGHESIVTTQIYTHLDYQHLAKVYDKTHPRSNIKLNN; translated from the coding sequence ATGCCAATACTTATTTCAAAGGCAATTAAAAATTACTTGCAACATCTAGAATTTGACAGATGTTATTCTAAACACACAGTGTTAAATTACGGATATGACCTTGCACAGTTCCTTGAGTATGCTGGGAGTCAAAAGGTAAGTGAAATGAGTGAAATTACCGAAGCGTTAGTTGAAATGTGGTTGGCAAGTAGATTTGAATTGGGGGCGCAGCCTCGCACGGTAAAGCGTTCACTTGCTTCAATGAGGGGGTTAGTCAATTACCATAGCGCTTTACAAAATGGCAAGCCGGTGAGGTGGGATATTAGAGGACCAAAAGTAAGACAAACGCTACCAAATACCCTTTCAATTGAAGAAGTAAGTGCGGTGATTGAGGCATCTAAATCCCTCTCGCTCAGAGAACACGCCATCATTGAGCTCATGTATGGAAGTGGGTTACGAGTATCCGAAGTAGTATCATTAAAAATACAAGATCTAGATTTTGAGCAATCGTTAGTGCGCGTGCATGGTAAAAGAAATAAAGAGCGTTTAGTCCCAATAGGTAAATTGTCAAAAGAAGTTCTCTGCAGGTATTTAGCCATGCGACCAGAGTCAAAACGAATTGGTAGCTCACCAGTTTTTTTAAGTAAATTTGAAAAAGCGTTAACAACTCGTGCAGTGCAGTATCATATTAAATCACTCACAGCACTGACCGGCATTCCTAGACTTCACCCACATTTATTCAGGCATTGTTGTGCTTCTCATTTACTAGAGTCATCTGGAGAGTTGCGTATGGTGCAAGAATTATTAGGGCATGAAAGTATTGTAACCACACAAATTTATACCCACTTGGATTATCAACATTTGGCTAAAGTCTACGATAAAACCCACCCCAGATCAAATATTAAACTTAACAATTAG
- a CDS encoding DUF484 family protein, whose translation MNDNTKSVLTDSELTEEVVASYLTSHKDFLDKHPDIFKAINIPHMESTGLSLLERQIELWKKEAKASQNFLEDIINNVRANQVLVEGIIRFSAELQKATSFEQLVSLIQFQIKSYFPIHHVSILFISFDGFHQSLELLPESMHQLFTPLLLSGKPRLGNYNAHQVTLLFPQDARAINSMAMIPINSLKAKAVIALGSPDQDSFSEDKGIEFLEYLQLTISSAFDRYLGSNIE comes from the coding sequence ATGAATGATAACACAAAGTCAGTGCTTACAGACTCAGAACTAACTGAAGAAGTTGTCGCATCATATCTAACTAGTCACAAAGATTTTTTAGACAAACACCCTGATATTTTTAAGGCAATAAATATTCCGCACATGGAAAGCACCGGTCTATCTCTATTAGAACGGCAAATTGAATTGTGGAAAAAAGAAGCTAAGGCAAGCCAAAACTTTCTTGAAGATATTATTAATAATGTTAGAGCTAACCAAGTTTTAGTGGAAGGGATTATTCGTTTTTCTGCAGAGTTGCAAAAAGCCACCTCTTTTGAACAGCTAGTTAGTCTGATTCAATTTCAAATTAAATCCTATTTTCCCATCCACCATGTATCCATACTTTTTATTTCATTTGATGGGTTTCATCAATCACTCGAGCTGCTTCCGGAATCCATGCATCAATTATTTACTCCACTATTGCTTAGTGGAAAACCTCGCCTGGGTAACTATAATGCCCATCAAGTCACATTGTTATTTCCACAGGATGCCAGAGCTATTAACTCTATGGCCATGATCCCAATCAACTCACTTAAAGCAAAAGCAGTTATTGCACTTGGTAGCCCAGATCAAGATAGCTTTTCTGAAGATAAAGGCATTGAGTTTCTAGAATATCTCCAGTTAACCATTTCTAGTGCTTTTGATCGTTACTTAGGTAGTAACATAGAGTAA
- a CDS encoding phosphotransferase, which translates to MNSNTEHQKYLAELKLMAEQAIASWGFTKESSVSLLNLSENATYLVKAPNGEKSILRLHRPNYHSKLSIASELQWLEALRKQTNIETPVATRGVSGELIYLVHSNVIEPRHAVMFEFLPGKEPDADRELSKSFIQLGEITALMHQHSKTWKIPQGFERLEWNLETIFGRNAHWGDWRDAPLVSKQHSEIIERAVEIIKFRISQFNQHGDKYGLIHADLRLANLLVHEGKASVIDFDDCGFGFYLYDFATAISFIETDPLVPEWLEAWKAGYRKKAELSTSDEQEIPTFIMLRRLALLAWVGSHSETDLALSMLPHFAADTAKLAKEYIISYA; encoded by the coding sequence TTGAACAGTAACACTGAACACCAAAAGTATCTTGCCGAGCTTAAGCTAATGGCAGAACAAGCTATTGCTAGCTGGGGATTTACTAAAGAATCAAGCGTCTCGCTACTCAATCTTTCAGAAAACGCTACATATTTAGTCAAAGCCCCGAATGGCGAGAAGTCGATATTGCGATTACACAGGCCTAATTACCACAGCAAACTATCAATAGCCAGTGAGTTACAGTGGTTAGAAGCGTTGCGCAAGCAAACCAATATAGAAACTCCAGTAGCGACTCGCGGTGTTAGTGGCGAACTAATCTACTTAGTCCATAGTAATGTCATTGAACCTAGGCATGCGGTAATGTTTGAATTTTTACCCGGCAAAGAACCTGACGCCGATCGTGAGCTGAGCAAATCATTTATCCAGTTAGGTGAGATAACTGCCTTGATGCACCAGCATAGTAAGACTTGGAAAATTCCTCAAGGTTTTGAACGACTGGAATGGAATCTTGAAACTATTTTTGGTCGCAATGCGCATTGGGGTGATTGGCGAGACGCTCCTTTGGTCTCAAAACAACATAGTGAAATTATAGAACGAGCTGTGGAAATTATTAAATTTAGAATCTCTCAATTTAATCAACATGGCGATAAGTATGGCTTAATTCATGCGGACCTTCGGCTGGCCAATTTATTAGTTCATGAAGGCAAAGCTTCAGTGATAGATTTTGATGACTGCGGTTTTGGTTTCTATCTGTATGATTTTGCTACCGCAATTTCTTTTATTGAAACTGATCCTCTCGTGCCCGAATGGCTTGAGGCTTGGAAAGCTGGCTATCGAAAAAAAGCCGAACTATCAACTAGCGATGAACAAGAAATACCAACCTTTATTATGCTTCGGCGACTGGCATTGCTGGCTTGGGTCGGCTCACATAGTGAAACTGACCTAGCGCTTAGTATGCTACCACATTTTGCTGCTGATACTGCAAAACTTGCTAAAGAATATATAATTTCTTACGCATAA
- the fabG gene encoding 3-oxoacyl-ACP reductase FabG, whose product MFTSFENKSVVVTGSSKGIGKGIAKVFAKSKAKVMIVGRNKEDSIKTVQELKVHGGTVDYFIADVTNQDQVEQLMRTASDKHGGIDILCANAGIFPQKPLLEMTTDDWDFVLTTNLRSCFQTVKAVVPYMQKKGMGRIIVTSSITGPVTGYPGWSHYAASKAGQLGFVRTASLELAKYNITVNAVLPGNILTEGLIALGEDYQKSMAATIPMNKLGSIEDIGYAALFFASKEAGYITGQTIIVDGGQILPESIDALNATK is encoded by the coding sequence ATGTTTACATCATTTGAAAATAAAAGCGTAGTTGTGACTGGATCAAGTAAAGGCATTGGCAAAGGCATTGCCAAAGTTTTTGCTAAAAGTAAAGCCAAAGTTATGATCGTAGGTCGGAACAAAGAAGATTCAATAAAAACAGTGCAAGAACTAAAAGTTCATGGTGGAACTGTGGATTATTTTATTGCAGATGTTACTAATCAAGACCAAGTTGAACAATTAATGCGAACAGCTTCTGATAAACATGGTGGCATAGATATCCTTTGTGCCAATGCCGGAATTTTTCCACAAAAACCATTATTAGAAATGACGACCGATGATTGGGATTTTGTTTTAACTACTAATTTACGCAGTTGTTTTCAAACGGTTAAGGCCGTGGTGCCCTACATGCAAAAAAAAGGCATGGGTAGAATTATAGTTACCTCCAGTATTACTGGACCGGTAACTGGGTATCCAGGCTGGTCACATTACGCTGCCAGTAAAGCCGGTCAATTAGGTTTTGTCAGAACTGCATCACTTGAATTAGCAAAATACAATATCACCGTTAACGCAGTATTACCTGGAAATATTTTGACCGAAGGGCTGATTGCGCTCGGCGAAGATTATCAGAAAAGCATGGCCGCCACAATACCAATGAATAAATTAGGCAGCATAGAAGATATCGGCTATGCCGCTTTATTTTTCGCCAGCAAAGAAGCTGGGTACATTACTGGTCAGACAATAATTGTAGATGGTGGGCAAATTTTACCTGAATCCATTGATGCGCTTAACGCGACAAAATAA
- a CDS encoding ABC transporter permease: MKRITIQLPANWYWYAYALVIVFILYLPLLGVGLASFSADRYIHFPITDYSVKWYGVVLQSEEIANLTAYSLAISAIVSVASMVFAFFGALAFTRYQWWGRSWYQKFILIPIFFPQYVLGLSMLLYFNAIGITPSWQTTIIAHLVWIAPIATLIVVVLTHKLDPALEEAAKVLGASHPVVLREITFPLLLPAIVTAGIFAFLLSWGNLALTLFTSGVDNTLSKWMFTKIKSAYDQKIPTLGILSMVFSALAMALFFIFIKIWGNINKKYSNII; encoded by the coding sequence ATGAAACGAATAACCATTCAACTTCCTGCAAATTGGTATTGGTATGCCTACGCACTCGTAATAGTTTTTATATTATATTTGCCGCTTTTAGGAGTAGGGCTGGCATCATTTTCAGCCGACCGCTACATACATTTTCCAATTACAGACTATTCGGTTAAGTGGTATGGCGTTGTACTTCAATCTGAGGAAATCGCAAATCTCACCGCGTATTCATTAGCAATATCTGCTATTGTATCTGTAGCATCTATGGTGTTTGCGTTTTTTGGCGCACTGGCATTTACTCGCTATCAATGGTGGGGCAGGTCCTGGTATCAAAAATTTATATTAATTCCAATATTTTTCCCTCAATATGTGCTCGGGCTCTCTATGCTTCTGTATTTTAACGCTATTGGTATAACACCATCTTGGCAAACCACTATTATTGCTCATTTGGTTTGGATCGCGCCGATTGCGACACTCATCGTTGTGGTGTTGACGCATAAACTAGACCCTGCTTTGGAAGAAGCCGCTAAAGTGCTTGGCGCCTCACACCCAGTAGTCTTACGAGAGATTACCTTTCCGCTCTTGCTTCCTGCAATAGTCACTGCAGGCATCTTTGCGTTTTTATTATCTTGGGGCAACTTAGCGCTCACTTTATTTACTTCTGGTGTTGATAATACCTTATCCAAGTGGATGTTTACTAAAATTAAAAGTGCCTATGATCAAAAAATACCCACACTTGGGATTTTGTCTATGGTATTTTCTGCTTTGGCGATGGCACTTTTTTTTATTTTCATTAAAATATGGGGAAATATAAACAAAAAATATAGTAACATAATTTAA